TGATCAAGCCGCCCCACTCGTTGTAACCTGAAAAATTGTTCGCGGCCGTACTGATATTGCCACCGTCTGCGGAGCTCATGACGACCGGCATGGCGGCGGTGCCGTTGACGAACACGTCCGAGCCACGGGTGATCACGATGCCCGCGGTGCTGGCGGTGGTGTCGCCAAAGATCTGCACCCCTGGTTCAATGGTGAGTGTCGTGTTGCAGGGGACGGCACAACCGCCTGCGGCCGGGGGATTATCGTCACCATCATCACTGCTGCACGCAGTGATCCCGATTACTAAACTGGCTATGAACAAGAACTTCGTGGTACCTTCCATTCGCATGGTTGCCTCCATTTGCATATTGGGTGAAGGTTAAGGGAGTCAGTCCCTATTAGGTCGCGCCATCTTAGGACGTCGATGTTACAGAAAGTGATGGCTCTACGTTACGTTTGCGTTAAATGAACATTCTGATTACAGGTCCCAGCCTATCGAGAAGGCAATTTCAAAACCTTTCCGATAGGAGCGCAGGATCTGATCGTCTTGAAGAAACTTGACCTCTGGGTTCAACAGATTCTTGGCCGAGAGCTTGTACTTGAAGGATCTGGTAAGTCGTTGGCTGAAAACCACGTCGAGCTCCGGCGCGGGTTGCTCCATCACATCCGGCTGGCCTTGAATGCCGACCTCGGAGATGCGTTCGCCAACCACGTTGAAAAGGATCGTGGCATCGGTGGATACGCCGTCGAAACCCAGGGCGAGGTTGAAGACATACGGCGCTTGTCCCTGCAAGGGGCGCGTCTTGTTGGTGTTCGTGAACAACGTATCCGCCAATGTCACCTCGGAGTCGATCCACGCCGCGTTTCCTGCCACGAAAAAGGCCTCCCACGATCGACCAAGAGATCCCAACCCCATGCGGTAGCCGAGCTCGATGCCCATGTTGATGGCCTCATCCGCGTTCTGAAAGCTGCGCGGTGCGTTGAACCCTGGAATCTTGACGGTCTCGATGGGGTTCGTGAAATCTTTCCAGAACGTGCCAAAGGTGAGGCTCTCGGTTCCGGAGGGATACCATTCCCAGCGTAGGTCAAGACCGCTGATGGTCGTTTCCTCAAGGTTCGGCTGGCCCACGTACGTGTCCCCGGTCTCGGGATCGTTGTATGACGCGGGCGACAGTTCCTTGAGGTCCGGCCGCGAAACGGTTGCGCCATAGCCCAGCCGCAACTGCATCGTCGGAGTCAGAAACCATGTGGCGGTGGCGGCCGGGAGCACATCCGAGGTCTCAAGCACGCTCTTGACTTCATTCTGGCTGCTGCCCGCTGCCTGAAAGGTTCGCACGTTCAGGCTGGCTTGCTCGGATCTCACGCCTCCGGTCACCCGCACGGTGTTGTACACGCGTGTGTCCGCCATCAGGTAGACCGCGTCGACATCTTCGGTTCCCTCGTAGTCGTCGTTGGCGCCGGTGAGGTCGTCGAGCACAAAGCCGTCGGACCGGATATTTTCAGCGTTGAAGATATCCTCGGGATTGGGTTCGGTGGCGATGTCGAGGGGTATCGAGCCCTGTTCCCACAGGAATTGGAACGTCTGGATCTCAGACTTCCGGTCCGCGGAAGAGCGCGCCGCCCCGGCTTTCAGCAGCGCGAAGAGCCGGTCCTCGGTTCCCAATGGAAGCGACAGGTCGAGAGCCAGGTTTAGGATGTCGTCGTTCAATTCGTCATACCGCCGGGCCAGGGAGCTCTCTTCAAACACGAATTGCCCGCTCTGCTCGATGTAACGATAGAAGCGCCGGTCAGGCGAATAACGCTTACCCTGGGAGAACATGGCCCGCCAGTCCACGAGCAGGTCGTGGAACATCGGAAACGCGTGGCTCCCTACTAGTTGTTGCGTGAGCAGTTGGCGCTCAACCCATTCCAGAGTGGACTCCCTGACTGTGTCATCGTTCTCGCCGCGCAACCCGGTTTGCAGGCGCGCCATGTCCGTGGTCTTACGAATGAGAAACGTGTTGGACGTCAGGCTGTGGTGTTCTCCGAGTTGTGCGGCGAGCGTCAGCGTCCCGCTTAGCGTGACCTCCATCAAGCTGCGTGTGACGTTGTATTGGTCGACGGGGACCAGCGTGGTGCCTGAGAGCCCGTAGGTATTCTCGGGTCCTATTCGCTGCTCCCATTCGCGGTTCCATGCGAGGGATCCCAGGAATCCCAGTCTGCTGCGACCTAGGTAGAATCGGTTGCCGCCGGCCACGCTGAGTCCCGCGTCAGGCATCACCGTGTA
The Nitrospirota bacterium genome window above contains:
- a CDS encoding TonB-dependent receptor, with translation MSITTLAKGWLAFGLFTWLPVIALAQKHAEFSLVLLRDGAPVSNVTVSLEGEVIGTTDRVGRVELALPPGQHDLLLRDGDQTLAPLAVTVGAGASVQVIVTLFNDGRPPLVDLESSGEATAGQAEVQAVLQTGTVSGRVVSTETGAPVSGARVFASGTDRQTQTNADGGFTLGLPVGVYALSVIHPQFSTQTLNDVHVAADQAATFDVELTPSGVELQEFVVTAPYIEGSVAAVAEQQRESFSVTEVLGADQMEAAGDSDAADALQRVTGLTVEGGKFVHVRGLPERYTKTLWNGSELPSPDPNRRVVPLDLFPTDSLKSVEVQKTYSPDLPGSFGGGLMQLETRGVPDERFLNVSLSTGYNSEATFKDGLTYRGGGLDWLGIDDGTRALPSSVEAAVSGNRELAPISISNPNGFTDEELEALGEAFPNIYRVDEYTVMPDAGLSVAGGNRFYLGRSRLGFLGSLAWNREWEQRIGPENTYGLSGTTLVPVDQYNVTRSLMEVTLSGTLTLAAQLGEHHSLTSNTFLIRKTTDMARLQTGLRGENDDTVRESTLEWVERQLLTQQLVGSHAFPMFHDLLVDWRAMFSQGKRYSPDRRFYRYIEQSGQFVFEESSLARRYDELNDDILNLALDLSLPLGTEDRLFALLKAGAARSSADRKSEIQTFQFLWEQGSIPLDIATEPNPEDIFNAENIRSDGFVLDDLTGANDDYEGTEDVDAVYLMADTRVYNTVRVTGGVRSEQASLNVRTFQAAGSSQNEVKSVLETSDVLPAATATWFLTPTMQLRLGYGATVSRPDLKELSPASYNDPETGDTYVGQPNLEETTISGLDLRWEWYPSGTESLTFGTFWKDFTNPIETVKIPGFNAPRSFQNADEAINMGIELGYRMGLGSLGRSWEAFFVAGNAAWIDSEVTLADTLFTNTNKTRPLQGQAPYVFNLALGFDGVSTDATILFNVVGERISEVGIQGQPDVMEQPAPELDVVFSQRLTRSFKYKLSAKNLLNPEVKFLQDDQILRSYRKGFEIAFSIGWDL